In Procambarus clarkii isolate CNS0578487 chromosome 25, FALCON_Pclarkii_2.0, whole genome shotgun sequence, the following proteins share a genomic window:
- the LOC138368340 gene encoding uncharacterized protein DDB_G0290301-like, with amino-acid sequence MHVIRMSKLVLMLMEKGQKHPNFNKEKGLKHPNFNKEKGQKHPNFLKEKVQKHPNFLKEKDQKHPNFLKEKDQKQSHFLKEKGQKQSNFLKEKVQKHPNFLKEKGQKHPNILKEKDQKQSHFLKEKGQKHPNFLKEKDQKQSHFLKEKGQKQSNFLKEKVQKHPNFLKEKGQKHPNILKEKDQKQSHFLKEKGQKHPNFLKEKGQIHPNFLKEKGQKHPKLPQKKRAQNTQTWKSCKVPIPSTAIPLIGNFNADKVASASY; translated from the exons ATGCATGTAATTCGTATGTCAAAATTGGTGCTCATGCTGATGG AAAAGGGCCAAAAACACCCAAACTTCAACAAAGAAAAGGGCCTAAAACACCCAAACTTCAACAAAGAAAAGGGCCAAAAGCACCCAAACTTTCTCAAAGAAAAGGTCCAAAAGCACCCAAACTTCCTCAAAGAAAAGGACCAAAAACACCCAAACTTCCTCAAAGAAAAGGACCAAAAACAGTCACATTTCCTCAAAGAAAAGGGCCAAAAACAATCCAACTTCCTCAAAGAAAAGGTCCAAAAGCACCCAAACTTTCTCAAAGAAAAGGGCCAAAAACACCCAAACATCCTCAAAGAAAAGGACCAAAAACAGTCACATTTCCTCAAAGAAAAGGGCCAAAAACACCCAAACTTCCTCAAAGAAAAGGACCAAAAACAGTCACATTTCCTCAAAGAAAAGGGCCAAAAACAATCCAACTTCCTCAAAGAAAAGGTCCAAAAGCACCCAAACTTTCTCAAAGAAAAGGGCCAAAAACACCCAAACATCCTCAAAGAAAAGGACCAAAAACAGTCACATTTCCTCAAAGAAAAGGGCCAAAAACACCCAAACTTCCTCAAAGAAAAGGGCCAAATACACCCAAACTTCCTCAAAGAAAAGGGCCAAAAGCATCCCAAACTTCCTCAAAAGAAAAGGGCCCAAAACACCCAAACTTGGAAAAGCTGCAAAGTTCCTATTCCCTCTACAG CCATTCCACTTATTGGCAACTTTAACGCCGATAAAGTTGCCTCGGCGTCCTACTAG